Proteins encoded within one genomic window of Triticum aestivum cultivar Chinese Spring chromosome 2D, IWGSC CS RefSeq v2.1, whole genome shotgun sequence:
- the LOC123049750 gene encoding uncharacterized protein produces the protein MPMDPPDEFRRPFWVLLHIHAYARRSRKSAAAEGRGRNNEILRASLLPNHPPHPSNLYLYRKNGPFGDTPCVLSMVDSLILFHAYTGPELRFPPARLCDFFVYRADPNEPSLKLLPHPPCSVDRDDPFGIFPRGDKHYTIASLVPSISSAYDHVLHLFDSETQIWSRKDLIVASPQANFPVDAPVSTKQILSQHHTSTLITLGGTIAWVDLWRGIVFCDMLSEHHALSGVPLPLPLTLGPARHYRGIALLGGCIRLVEVDSEIVDLPGTCDGETGWPIGRTENWTITTWINKSDKGERNSYAAWDKVTTLRGSDIILGDHSVKLPIGLQNLFVSDPAISMDDGDGDVVYLTARQKYMHPKSWVLAVDTRNRKVQNIAYSGHLPAGMPRIDGNYCTCSISN, from the coding sequence ATGCCCATGGACCCTCCCGATGAGTTCCGCCGCCCCTTCTGGGTCCTCCTCCACATCCATGCCTACGCCCGCCGTAGTCGCAAGAGCGCCGCCGCCGAGGGCCGCGGGAGGAACAACGAGATACTGCGCGCTTCCCTCCTCCCCAATCACCCGCCGCACCCCTCCAATCTGTACCTGTACCGCAAGAATGGCCCTTTCGGAGATACGCCCTGCGTGCTCTCCATGGTGGACAGCCTCATCCTCTTCCACGCATACACCGGGCCCGAGCTCCGCTTCCCCCCAGCACGGCTGTGCGACTTCTTCGTCTACCGGGCTGACCCCAACGAGCCGTCTCTCAAGCTACTGCCGCATCCTCCATGTTCCGTCGACAGGGACGATCCGTTCGGCATCTTCCCCCGAGGGGACAAGCACTACACCATCGCATCGCTGGTACCGAGCATATCCTCCGCCTACGATCACGTACTCCACCTGTTCGACTCCGAGACCCAGATTTGGAGCAGAAAAGATCTGATTGTTGCGTCGCCACAGGCGAACTTTCCGGTTGATGCCCCCGTCAGCACTAAGCAGATCTTATCCCAACACCATACATCCACCTTGATCACTCTTGGAGGCACCATTGCCTGGGTTGACCTCTGGCGCGGCATAGTTTTCTGCGACATGCTGTCAGAGCATCATGCGCTCAGCGGTGTTCCACTGCCACTGCCACTGACCCTAGGACCTGCAAGGCATTACCGTGGTATCGCTTTGCTTGGTGGATGCATCAGGCTCGTTGAGGTGGATTCTGAGATCGTTGATCTCCCGGGCACTTGTGATGGAGAAACCGGGTGGCCTATTGGCCGAACAGAGAACTGGACGATCACCACTTGGATCAACAAGAGCGACAAGGGCGAGCGTAATTCTTATGCTGCTTGGGACAAGGTGACCACGCTTCGAGGCTCCGACATCATCCTCGGTGACCACTCCGTGAAGCTGCCGATAGGCCTGCAGAACCTTTTTGTTTCTGACCCAGCTATTAGCAtggatgacggtgatggtgatgttgtTTACCTGACGGCCAGGCAGAAATATATGCATCCCAAGTCGTGGGTTCTTGCTGTTGATACGAGGAATCGCAAGGTGCAAAATATAGCTTACTCTGGCCATCTTCCTGCCGGA